A genomic window from Bradyrhizobium lupini includes:
- the cobN gene encoding cobaltochelatase subunit CobN codes for MHVVFRESRGLEETAIPRDIGQDPADLVVLSYSDSDLAAFAAGWRRGRDSLPSLRLVNLAELRHPLSVDTYVERTLAHARGILVRLIGGESYWPYGLAALQQLAKERGIVLAVLPADGRDDTRLDAYSTLPVSTLRRLKVLCDTGGPVPSQAAIAQLALASGLYAGPVIGDMTVPEMGFYDPARGVIAAPASGEGRPRALVAFYRSYLTAADTGPVDALIAALREKGFDAFGVFVTSLKAPGVADWLRGYLAQNPPAAIVNATAFSAMGDDGTTPFDAASCPVFQVALSTARREDWASSLRGLSPGDLAMHVVLPEVDGRLFAGVVSFKSAAMRDPDLQFSHLAHRPDEERVKAVAARVAAWRRLAETPAADKRMALVLSNYPGRPHQIAHAVGLDALASVEALVSDFAEAGFDLDPVHALGETLLKQTLSWSVADYRAALSRLPQVLQDDLAQAWGALETDPGCRDGAFHFAAIQCDRSIIAVQPERGDATARDADYHDLARTPRHAYVAFYLWLREQGCDAVVHMGAHGTLEWLPGKSVALSQACWPEALIGDLPVIYPFIVNDPGEAAQAKRRLGAVTIGHLPPQLAISAVPDGLRRLEQLLDEYSTADGLDPARRQRLIAAIRDEARAAGLEDDLGLDAAAAPAEAIPRIDRFVCDLKESQFGDGLHVFGRGACGEAERDALRAALAGRRVAPGPSGSPYRGRQDVLPTGRNLFAVDPRAVPTPSAHAQGIKLAEELLRRHLQDHGDWPKGLVVDLWGSATMRTAGEEFAMALHLAGLAPRWDHASGRVTGYDIIAPAELGRPRIDVTLRVSGLFRDVFSGLAQLFEAAAAALSVREDEGDENPYRHRTSRVFAPRPGQYGVGLSAIPDAFTPETREAAGEAWLSASSWAFSADGEIKLDRAGIEKRIVSADAFVHMQDLPETDLLLAADYAAHEAGIAAAAAHLGAAGPSLYHLDATRPEQPHARTLTEEISRVVRARAANPAWIAGMMRHGFRGAAEITATLEHMAAFAHLAGAVPPHLFDLYYDATLGHDYVHAFMARENPAALAAMETCFTRLHEASLWRTRRNSIAAALREAS; via the coding sequence ATGCACGTCGTCTTCCGCGAGAGCCGCGGTCTCGAGGAGACCGCGATACCAAGGGACATTGGCCAGGACCCGGCCGATCTCGTGGTGCTCTCGTATTCGGATTCCGATCTTGCCGCGTTCGCGGCCGGCTGGCGCCGTGGCCGCGACAGCCTGCCGTCGCTGCGGCTCGTCAATCTCGCAGAACTTCGTCATCCGCTCTCGGTCGACACCTATGTCGAACGCACGCTTGCGCACGCGCGCGGCATTCTCGTGCGTTTGATCGGCGGGGAATCCTATTGGCCGTATGGGCTCGCGGCCCTGCAGCAGCTGGCGAAGGAGCGCGGCATCGTGCTGGCCGTGCTGCCGGCCGACGGCCGCGACGATACGCGGCTGGACGCGTATTCGACCCTGCCGGTCTCGACGTTGCGGCGGCTCAAGGTGCTCTGCGACACCGGCGGCCCCGTCCCATCGCAAGCCGCGATCGCGCAGCTTGCGCTGGCTTCGGGCCTCTATGCGGGACCTGTTATCGGCGACATGACCGTGCCCGAGATGGGCTTTTACGATCCCGCGCGCGGCGTCATTGCCGCGCCGGCGTCGGGTGAGGGCAGGCCGCGCGCGCTCGTGGCCTTCTATCGCTCCTATCTCACCGCTGCCGACACCGGCCCGGTCGATGCCCTGATCGCCGCATTGCGCGAGAAGGGGTTCGACGCGTTTGGTGTCTTCGTTACCTCGCTGAAGGCTCCAGGCGTTGCAGATTGGTTGCGCGGATATCTCGCGCAAAATCCTCCGGCCGCGATCGTCAATGCGACCGCGTTCTCGGCGATGGGCGACGACGGCACGACGCCGTTCGACGCCGCATCCTGCCCCGTGTTCCAGGTCGCGCTCTCCACGGCCCGCCGCGAGGACTGGGCGAGCTCGCTCCGCGGCCTGTCGCCCGGCGACCTCGCGATGCATGTGGTGCTGCCCGAGGTCGACGGCCGCCTGTTCGCGGGCGTGGTGAGCTTCAAGTCTGCCGCGATGCGGGATCCCGATTTGCAATTTTCGCATCTGGCACACAGGCCTGACGAGGAGCGCGTGAAGGCCGTCGCCGCGCGCGTTGCGGCCTGGCGGCGCCTTGCGGAGACGCCGGCCGCTGACAAGCGGATGGCACTCGTGCTCTCCAACTATCCGGGCCGTCCGCATCAGATCGCGCACGCGGTGGGTCTCGATGCGCTGGCGTCGGTCGAGGCTTTGGTGTCCGACTTCGCGGAGGCCGGATTTGATCTCGATCCGGTCCATGCCCTCGGCGAGACGCTGCTCAAGCAGACCTTGAGCTGGAGCGTCGCCGATTACCGTGCTGCACTGTCGCGCCTTCCGCAAGTGTTGCAGGATGATCTCGCGCAAGCCTGGGGCGCGCTGGAGACCGATCCGGGTTGTCGCGACGGCGCGTTCCATTTCGCTGCGATTCAATGCGACCGGTCGATCATCGCGGTTCAGCCGGAGCGTGGCGATGCGACCGCGCGCGATGCCGACTATCACGATCTCGCCCGCACGCCGCGCCATGCCTATGTCGCGTTCTATCTCTGGCTCCGCGAGCAGGGCTGTGATGCCGTCGTGCACATGGGCGCGCACGGCACGCTGGAATGGCTGCCCGGAAAATCCGTGGCGCTGTCGCAGGCGTGCTGGCCGGAAGCCCTGATCGGCGATTTGCCCGTCATCTATCCCTTCATCGTCAACGACCCCGGCGAGGCTGCGCAGGCCAAGCGGCGCCTGGGGGCCGTCACCATCGGCCATCTGCCGCCGCAGCTCGCAATATCAGCGGTGCCGGACGGATTGCGCAGGCTTGAACAGCTCCTCGACGAGTACTCGACGGCCGATGGTCTCGATCCCGCCCGCCGCCAGCGTCTGATCGCCGCGATCCGCGATGAGGCACGCGCGGCTGGCCTCGAAGACGATCTTGGCCTCGATGCAGCGGCCGCTCCGGCCGAAGCGATCCCGCGGATCGACCGCTTCGTCTGCGATCTCAAGGAAAGCCAGTTCGGCGACGGCCTGCACGTGTTCGGCCGCGGCGCCTGCGGTGAAGCAGAGCGCGACGCTTTGCGGGCCGCGCTTGCAGGCCGGCGCGTCGCGCCGGGGCCGTCAGGTTCGCCCTATCGCGGCCGCCAGGACGTGCTGCCCACGGGACGCAACCTTTTCGCCGTCGATCCGCGCGCGGTGCCGACGCCGTCGGCGCATGCGCAAGGCATCAAGCTCGCCGAAGAATTGCTACGTCGTCATTTGCAGGATCATGGCGACTGGCCAAAGGGCCTTGTCGTCGATCTCTGGGGCTCGGCGACAATGCGCACCGCCGGCGAAGAGTTCGCCATGGCGCTGCATCTGGCCGGCCTCGCACCGCGCTGGGATCATGCTTCCGGCCGTGTCACCGGCTACGACATCATCGCGCCTGCGGAGCTTGGCCGGCCCCGCATCGACGTCACGCTGCGTGTCTCGGGCCTGTTCCGCGACGTCTTCTCAGGCCTTGCGCAATTGTTCGAGGCGGCAGCCGCGGCGCTGTCGGTCCGCGAGGACGAGGGCGACGAAAATCCATATCGCCATCGCACATCGCGCGTGTTCGCGCCGCGTCCCGGACAATACGGCGTGGGTCTCTCGGCAATCCCGGACGCCTTCACGCCCGAGACGCGCGAAGCCGCCGGCGAAGCGTGGCTCTCGGCATCGTCATGGGCGTTCTCGGCCGATGGCGAAATCAAGCTCGATCGTGCCGGTATCGAGAAGCGGATCGTATCGGCCGATGCTTTTGTTCACATGCAGGATTTGCCGGAAACCGATCTTCTGCTCGCGGCCGACTATGCCGCGCATGAGGCCGGCATTGCGGCTGCCGCGGCCCATCTCGGCGCGGCGGGACCATCGCTCTATCATCTCGATGCGACGCGCCCCGAGCAGCCGCATGCGCGTACGCTGACCGAGGAAATCTCCCGTGTCGTCCGCGCGCGCGCGGCCAACCCGGCCTGGATCGCGGGCATGATGCGCCACGGTTTTCGCGGGGCGGCCGAGATCACCGCGACGCTCGAGCACATGGCCGCCTTCGCGCATCTGGCCGGCGCCGTGCCGCCGCATCTGTTCGACCTCTACTACGAT
- the cobW gene encoding cobalamin biosynthesis protein CobW, giving the protein MNSLAKVPVTVVTGFLGSGKTTLIQHLLANANGKKLAVLVNEFGSEGVDGEILKSCADANCPEENIIELANGCICCTVADDFIPTMEKLLSRPVRPDHILIETSGLALPKPLLKAFDWPEIRSRITVDGVIALADAEAVAAGRFAPDPIAVEAQRAADGNLDHETPLSEVFEDQIACADIVLLTKADLAGAAGLEAAKAAITAEMSRRVPMLAITDGAIDARLILGLGAAAENDLAARPSHHDGEEDHEHDDFASVVIDLPEVTDIEALVASVQRLAREQNVLRVKGYIAVQGKPMRLLLQAVGERVRHQFDQPWGAGARQSKLVVIGEHGDIDEAAIKAGLGLSGSGI; this is encoded by the coding sequence ATGAATTCGCTCGCAAAAGTCCCGGTCACGGTCGTCACGGGCTTTCTCGGCTCCGGCAAGACCACGCTGATCCAGCATCTGCTTGCCAATGCCAACGGCAAGAAGCTCGCGGTGCTCGTCAACGAGTTCGGCAGCGAGGGCGTCGATGGCGAGATTCTGAAATCCTGCGCCGATGCGAATTGCCCGGAAGAGAACATCATCGAGCTCGCCAACGGCTGCATCTGCTGCACCGTCGCCGACGATTTCATTCCGACCATGGAGAAGCTGCTGTCGAGGCCGGTGCGGCCCGATCATATTCTGATCGAGACTTCGGGCCTGGCACTGCCCAAGCCGCTGCTCAAGGCGTTCGACTGGCCGGAGATCCGTTCGCGCATCACCGTCGATGGTGTGATCGCGCTTGCCGACGCCGAAGCTGTCGCCGCCGGCCGTTTCGCGCCCGACCCAATTGCCGTCGAAGCGCAGCGCGCGGCGGACGGCAATCTCGACCATGAGACGCCACTGTCGGAAGTGTTCGAGGACCAGATCGCCTGCGCCGACATCGTGCTGCTGACCAAGGCCGATCTTGCGGGCGCGGCAGGCCTCGAAGCGGCCAAGGCGGCGATCACCGCCGAGATGTCGCGCCGCGTGCCGATGCTGGCGATCACCGACGGCGCGATCGACGCGCGCCTCATCCTCGGCCTCGGTGCTGCCGCCGAGAACGATCTCGCCGCGCGTCCCTCGCATCACGACGGCGAAGAGGATCACGAGCACGACGATTTTGCGTCCGTCGTGATCGATCTTCCTGAGGTCACCGATATCGAAGCGCTGGTTGCATCCGTTCAGCGTCTGGCGCGCGAGCAGAATGTGCTGCGCGTCAAGGGTTACATCGCGGTGCAAGGCAAGCCGATGCGCCTCTTGCTGCAAGCGGTGGGCGAGCGCGTGCGCCACCAGTTCGACCAGCCCTGGGGCGCGGGTGCGAGGCAGTCAAAGCTGGTCGTGATCGGCGAGCACGGCGATATCGACGAGGCCGCGATCAAGGCGGGACTCGGTCTTTCAGGATCCGGTATCTGA
- a CDS encoding DUF1636 domain-containing protein, with protein sequence MTVTLHVCITCRAGQTLGEGETTPGKRLHGAILEAGVPDGVSVVPVECLSACNQGCSVALSAPGRWSYVYGRLSDANANDVVAGAAAYAAAPDGLVPWRSRPEIFRKQSLARIPPISPLAVVPEAAE encoded by the coding sequence ATGACCGTCACACTTCATGTCTGCATCACCTGCCGCGCCGGCCAGACGCTTGGCGAGGGCGAGACGACGCCCGGCAAGCGCCTGCATGGTGCGATCCTCGAGGCCGGCGTGCCTGACGGCGTCAGCGTGGTTCCCGTCGAATGCCTGTCGGCATGCAACCAGGGTTGCTCGGTCGCGCTCAGCGCGCCCGGCCGCTGGTCCTATGTCTATGGTCGCCTCTCGGATGCGAATGCGAACGACGTGGTCGCGGGCGCCGCGGCCTATGCGGCCGCGCCCGACGGCCTTGTGCCCTGGCGCAGCCGCCCGGAGATCTTCCGCAAGCAATCGCTTGCCCGCATTCCCCCCATTTCCCCCTTGGCCGTCGTGCCGGAGGCCGCCGAATGA
- the cobO gene encoding cob(I)yrinic acid a,c-diamide adenosyltransferase — protein sequence MTSEPDSQTADETDARHASKMAKKKVARDKIMATKSGEKGLIIVHTGAGKGKSSSAFGMIVRCVAHGFPCAVVQFIKGAWDTGERRMLTGHFGDLCQFHAMGEGFTWETQDRARDIAAARAGWEKAKELILDSNLRMVVLDEINIALRYDYLNIAEVVDFLVTSKPPMTHVVLTGRNAKDELIDIADLVTEMTLVKHPFRSGIKAQAGVEF from the coding sequence ATGACCTCCGAACCGGATAGCCAGACGGCCGACGAAACCGACGCCCGCCATGCCTCGAAAATGGCGAAGAAGAAGGTCGCCCGCGACAAGATCATGGCGACCAAGAGCGGCGAAAAGGGCCTCATCATCGTCCACACCGGCGCCGGCAAGGGCAAGTCCTCCTCGGCCTTCGGCATGATCGTCCGCTGCGTCGCCCATGGCTTCCCCTGCGCGGTCGTGCAGTTCATCAAGGGCGCCTGGGATACCGGCGAGCGCCGCATGCTCACCGGCCATTTCGGTGACCTCTGCCAGTTCCACGCCATGGGCGAAGGTTTTACCTGGGAGACGCAGGACCGCGCCCGCGACATTGCCGCCGCCCGCGCCGGCTGGGAGAAGGCCAAGGAGCTGATCCTCGATTCGAATCTCCGCATGGTCGTGCTCGACGAGATCAACATCGCGCTGCGCTACGACTATCTCAATATCGCCGAGGTCGTCGATTTCCTGGTGACCTCGAAGCCGCCGATGACGCATGTCGTGCTCACCGGCCGCAACGCCAAGGACGAGCTGATCGACATCGCCGATCTCGTCACCGAGATGACGCTGGTCAAGCATCCCTTCCGCTCCGGCATCAAGGCGCAAGCCGGCGTCGAGTTCTAA
- a CDS encoding cobyric acid synthase — protein MARALMIQGAGSDVGKSLIVAGLARAFVRRGLCVLPFKPQNMSNNAAVTVDGGEIGRAQALQALAAGVEPHTDMNPVLLKPETDVGAQVIVHGKRIATARAREYAAMKPALMDAVLESFERLKARADLVLVEGAGSPAEVNLRKADIANMGFARKADVPVVLVGDIDRGGVIAQLVGIKTVIDPDDAAMIQGFVINKFRGDPTLFDDGYKLIEEKTAWRGFGVLPWFARAGELPAEDALGLSDARKPGQCKIACLALSRIANFDDLDPLKLEPGVDLVMVRPGEAIPGDVRLVIIPGSKSTRGDLAFLRAQGWDIDLLAHCRRGGHVLGLCGGYQMLGRSVSDPDGIEGPAGDTPGLGLLDVETVMSPQKTLTRVAAVHAATDQPIEAYEIHIGRTDGPDRARPFARLNGEPEGAISRDGRVQGSYLHGLFTSDDFRKAFLAKLDIPAGDEPYHARVDSALDALADHIEQHLDIDGLLALAR, from the coding sequence ATGGCGCGCGCATTGATGATCCAGGGGGCCGGCTCGGACGTGGGCAAATCGCTCATCGTCGCCGGCCTCGCGCGCGCCTTTGTGCGACGCGGCCTATGCGTGCTCCCGTTCAAGCCGCAGAACATGTCGAACAACGCGGCCGTGACTGTCGACGGCGGCGAGATCGGCCGCGCCCAGGCGCTCCAGGCGCTCGCCGCCGGCGTCGAGCCGCACACCGACATGAACCCGGTGCTGCTGAAGCCCGAGACGGATGTCGGCGCGCAGGTGATCGTGCATGGAAAACGCATCGCGACCGCGCGTGCGCGTGAATATGCGGCGATGAAGCCGGCATTGATGGACGCGGTACTGGAGAGCTTCGAGCGGCTGAAGGCGCGCGCCGATCTCGTGCTGGTGGAAGGCGCCGGCAGCCCGGCCGAGGTGAACCTGCGCAAGGCCGACATCGCCAATATGGGTTTTGCGCGCAAGGCCGATGTGCCGGTCGTGCTGGTCGGCGACATCGACCGCGGCGGTGTCATCGCGCAACTCGTCGGCATCAAGACAGTGATCGACCCGGATGATGCCGCGATGATCCAGGGCTTTGTCATCAACAAGTTCCGCGGCGATCCCACGCTGTTCGATGACGGCTACAAGCTGATCGAAGAGAAGACCGCATGGCGCGGCTTTGGCGTGCTGCCCTGGTTCGCGCGCGCCGGCGAGCTGCCGGCAGAGGATGCGCTGGGCCTGAGCGATGCGCGCAAGCCGGGCCAATGCAAGATCGCCTGTCTCGCGCTGTCGCGGATCGCCAATTTCGACGATCTCGATCCGCTCAAGCTCGAGCCTGGCGTCGATCTGGTGATGGTGCGGCCGGGCGAAGCCATTCCCGGCGATGTGCGCCTCGTCATCATTCCCGGTTCGAAATCCACCCGCGGCGACCTCGCCTTTCTCCGCGCGCAGGGCTGGGACATCGATCTGCTGGCGCATTGCCGCAGAGGCGGCCATGTGCTCGGCCTCTGCGGCGGCTATCAGATGCTCGGACGCAGCGTCAGTGATCCCGATGGGATCGAGGGCCCCGCCGGCGACACACCGGGTCTCGGGCTTCTGGATGTCGAGACGGTGATGAGCCCGCAGAAGACGCTGACGCGTGTCGCGGCCGTGCATGCCGCGACGGATCAACCGATCGAAGCCTACGAAATCCACATCGGCCGCACTGATGGGCCGGATCGCGCGCGGCCATTCGCAAGGCTGAATGGCGAACCGGAAGGCGCGATCTCGCGCGACGGGCGCGTGCAAGGCAGCTATCTGCACGGCCTGTTCACGTCGGATGATTTCCGCAAGGCCTTTTTGGCGAAGCTCGACATTCCCGCCGGCGACGAGCCCTATCACGCCAGGGTCGATAGCGCGCTCGATGCGCTCGCCGATCACATCGAGCAACATCTCGACATCGACGGCCTGCTCGCGCTAGCGCGCTAG
- the cobD gene encoding threonine-phosphate decarboxylase CobD, with amino-acid sequence MREHGGNLDQAQQRFGGRAEDWIDLSTGINRLPYPVGEVSSRAWSALPSRAEIEALHHAARHAYRTSAAVVALGGAQAAIQLLPQLAPPGRARILAPTYNEYAGVLSAAGWEVQEVGDFDALAGADLAIVVNPNNPDGRCHPPRDLLTLLPRVGRLVVDESFADVAPQLSLASGDRPGLLILRSFGKFYGLAGLRLGFALGNSSDIARLASMSGPWPVSGAAISIGCRALRDDAWAEATSARLARDCGRFDGMVQSQGWTLVGGTQLFRLYETPDAPAAQEKLARRHIWSRVFAREPTWLRLGLPGGESEWTRLAEALAR; translated from the coding sequence ATGCGCGAGCACGGTGGAAATCTCGATCAGGCCCAGCAGCGCTTCGGCGGTCGCGCGGAGGACTGGATCGATCTGTCGACCGGTATCAACCGCCTGCCTTATCCCGTGGGCGAGGTGAGTTCGCGCGCGTGGAGCGCGTTGCCGTCGCGCGCCGAGATCGAGGCGCTGCATCACGCGGCGCGGCACGCTTACCGCACGAGCGCGGCGGTTGTCGCGCTCGGCGGCGCACAGGCGGCGATTCAACTGCTGCCGCAACTTGCGCCACCCGGCCGCGCGCGCATCCTCGCCCCGACCTACAACGAATATGCCGGGGTCCTCTCGGCCGCGGGCTGGGAGGTCCAGGAGGTCGGGGACTTCGACGCATTGGCGGGCGCGGACCTCGCCATAGTCGTCAATCCCAACAATCCCGACGGCCGATGCCACCCACCAAGGGATTTGCTGACGCTGCTGCCGCGCGTCGGTCGTCTCGTCGTCGACGAGAGTTTCGCCGATGTAGCCCCGCAGCTATCGCTTGCATCCGGGGACCGGCCGGGGCTGCTGATCCTGCGCTCCTTCGGAAAGTTCTATGGCCTTGCCGGCCTGCGGCTCGGTTTCGCGCTCGGCAATTCGTCCGACATCGCCAGGCTCGCCTCGATGTCGGGGCCTTGGCCGGTCTCGGGAGCGGCGATCTCCATCGGCTGCCGCGCGCTGCGTGACGATGCCTGGGCGGAGGCCACGTCCGCGCGGCTGGCGCGAGACTGCGGTCGTTTCGACGGCATGGTGCAGTCGCAAGGCTGGACGCTCGTCGGCGGGACCCAGCTGTTTCGTCTCTACGAGACGCCCGACGCGCCTGCCGCGCAGGAGAAGCTGGCGCGTCGCCATATCTGGTCGCGCGTGTTCGCGCGAGAGCCGACATGGCTGCGCCTCGGGCTTCCGGGCGGCGAATCCGAATGGACGCGCCTGGCCGAGGCTCTAGCGCGCTAG
- the cbiB gene encoding adenosylcobinamide-phosphate synthase CbiB — protein sequence MGFAGAMAVAMVVDALLGWPSWLFARIGHPVTWLGWLISAIDTAWNRPSDPPAFRRAAGLAGALAVIALSVALGWALQSLLPLGWIQIVLVGVLAWPLVALRSLHDHVAAVANPMRAGDIAAARDAVSRIVGRDPAALDEAGIARAAIESLAENASDGIVAPVFWGALFGLPGILGYKAINTLDSMIGHRSERHEAFGWAAARIDDVANFIPARLTGFLFVLLAPQRSEALSCMTRDARRHRSPNGGWPEAAMAGGLGVRLSGPRIYHGSITNEPWLNEAARDPLAADIDRGLTVYRRTMLLLAGILAILAFA from the coding sequence GTGGGTTTTGCGGGTGCGATGGCGGTTGCGATGGTGGTGGATGCCCTGTTGGGCTGGCCGTCGTGGTTGTTCGCGCGGATCGGCCATCCCGTCACCTGGCTGGGCTGGCTGATTTCTGCCATCGACACCGCCTGGAATCGACCGTCTGATCCGCCGGCATTTCGCCGCGCCGCTGGTCTCGCCGGAGCGCTCGCGGTGATCGCGCTCTCGGTCGCGCTCGGCTGGGCGCTGCAGTCCCTGCTTCCCTTGGGCTGGATCCAGATCGTGCTGGTCGGCGTCCTCGCCTGGCCGCTGGTCGCCCTACGCTCCTTGCACGACCACGTTGCTGCCGTCGCAAACCCGATGCGAGCGGGTGACATCGCCGCCGCCCGAGACGCGGTCTCGCGCATCGTCGGCCGCGATCCCGCAGCGCTCGACGAGGCCGGGATCGCGCGTGCGGCGATCGAGAGCCTCGCCGAGAATGCATCCGACGGCATCGTCGCACCCGTGTTCTGGGGCGCGCTGTTCGGTCTTCCCGGCATTTTGGGCTACAAGGCGATCAACACGCTGGACTCCATGATCGGCCATCGCTCCGAACGCCACGAAGCCTTCGGCTGGGCCGCGGCGCGCATCGACGATGTCGCCAATTTCATTCCGGCGCGGCTGACCGGATTTCTGTTCGTGCTGCTGGCGCCCCAGCGATCCGAGGCGCTGTCGTGCATGACGCGGGACGCACGCCGTCATCGTTCGCCCAACGGCGGCTGGCCGGAAGCAGCCATGGCGGGTGGGCTCGGTGTGCGGCTCAGCGGTCCGCGGATCTATCACGGCAGCATCACGAACGAGCCATGGCTGAATGAAGCTGCGCGCGATCCGCTTGCCGCCGACATCGATCGAGGCTTGACGGTTTACCGCCGCACCATGCTGCTGCTCGCCGGCATCCTTGCGATCCTGGCCTTCGCGTGA
- the cobS gene encoding adenosylcobinamide-GDP ribazoletransferase, translating to MMPRDQFLRDVIADLRMAASFVTILPVALSKPAADGAVARATWALPVAGLLVGLAGALVYKVASLLGLSPNLAALLALAATALVTGALHEDGLADTADGLGGGRTRERKLEIMRDSRIGTYGVCALILSFGLRWSALATIANPWVVALALCAAHTAARAGLPAFMSQVAPARPDGLSASAGSPPGRSVAIAFAVGILALVLALGPGKALVSLILLALSGLMLARLAIRQIGGQTGDILGAFEQTGEILILLVAAAFQIGG from the coding sequence ATGATGCCGCGCGACCAATTTTTGCGAGACGTCATCGCCGATCTCAGGATGGCGGCATCGTTCGTGACAATCCTCCCCGTCGCATTGTCGAAGCCCGCAGCTGACGGCGCCGTCGCACGCGCGACCTGGGCTCTTCCAGTCGCGGGACTGCTGGTCGGCCTTGCCGGCGCCTTGGTCTACAAGGTCGCGAGCCTGTTGGGTCTGTCGCCGAACCTTGCCGCCCTGCTCGCGCTGGCCGCGACCGCCCTCGTCACCGGCGCGCTGCACGAGGACGGCCTTGCCGATACCGCCGACGGGCTCGGCGGCGGCCGCACCCGCGAGCGCAAGCTCGAGATCATGCGCGACAGCCGGATCGGCACCTATGGCGTCTGCGCGCTGATCCTGTCGTTCGGCCTGCGCTGGAGCGCGCTCGCGACGATCGCCAATCCGTGGGTCGTCGCGCTCGCACTGTGCGCTGCGCACACTGCGGCCCGCGCGGGCTTGCCGGCCTTCATGTCGCAGGTCGCGCCTGCGCGACCTGACGGCCTGTCGGCGAGTGCGGGATCACCGCCGGGCCGCAGCGTTGCGATCGCATTCGCTGTTGGAATCCTCGCGCTCGTGCTCGCGCTTGGGCCGGGCAAGGCGCTGGTGAGCCTGATCCTGCTCGCTCTCTCCGGCCTGATGCTGGCGCGACTTGCCATCCGCCAGATCGGCGGGCAGACCGGCGACATCCTCGGCGCGTTCGAGCAGACCGGCGAGATTCTGATCCTGCTGGTTGCCGCAGCTTTCCAGATCGGAGGGTGA
- the bluB gene encoding 5,6-dimethylbenzimidazole synthase: MVEFDDTFRQHLRELFVWRRDVRRFRADPLPDGAIDRLIETACLSPSVGLSQPWRFVIVDEAARRRAVIDDFKACNADALNSYAGERAARYATLKLSGLEQAPGHLAVFADKASDTGHGLGRATMPETTEYSVVAAITAMWLAARAEGIGLGWVSILHPNRIHAILDVPDTWKFIAYLCIGYPEVECDRPELEQAKWEQRRGAEEFTLQR, encoded by the coding sequence ATGGTCGAATTCGACGACACCTTCCGCCAGCACTTGCGCGAGCTGTTCGTGTGGCGCCGCGACGTGCGCCGCTTTCGCGCCGATCCGTTGCCGGACGGCGCCATCGATCGCCTGATCGAGACGGCCTGTCTCTCACCCTCGGTCGGCCTCAGCCAGCCCTGGCGCTTCGTCATCGTCGATGAGGCCGCACGGCGTCGCGCCGTGATCGACGACTTCAAAGCGTGCAACGCGGACGCGCTGAATTCCTATGCCGGTGAGCGCGCAGCACGCTATGCCACGCTGAAACTGTCGGGTCTCGAACAGGCCCCCGGCCACCTCGCCGTGTTCGCGGACAAGGCCAGCGACACCGGTCACGGCCTCGGCCGCGCGACGATGCCGGAGACGACGGAATATTCCGTGGTTGCGGCGATCACCGCAATGTGGCTGGCCGCGCGCGCCGAGGGCATCGGGCTTGGCTGGGTATCGATCCTCCATCCGAATCGCATCCACGCCATTCTCGACGTGCCCGACACCTGGAAATTCATCGCCTATCTCTGTATCGGCTATCCGGAAGTCGAATGCGACCGGCCCGAGCTGGAACAGGCGAAGTGGGAGCAGCGGCGGGGGGCAGAGGAATTCACGCTGCAGCGTTAA